From the Candidatus Neomarinimicrobiota bacterium genome, the window TTCTGCATGCTTCTCGGAAGACTTGAACTCTTTACCGTGATAGTCCTCTTCAGCAGAACTTTCTGGAAAAAGAGGTAACAATCGGGAGATAATATGTCCTACAATAATTTATTATATGAAGTAGAAGATAAAATCGCTATAATATCCATTGACCGTCCGGAGGTTTTGAACGCCCTGAATCGGGAAACGTTCCACGAACTGAATGAAGCGGTTTTATCGGTTCGGGATGACGACTCGGTCGGTGGGATGATCGTTACAGGCGCCGGAGAAAAAGCGTTCGTGGCGGGAGCAGACATAAATGAACTTGTGCAGGCTACCGCACTAAGCGGGAGAGAAGCGTCGATCAGAGGACAGGAAACGCTTCAGCTCTTCGAATTGATGGGGAAGCCTGTCATAGCAGCGATAAACGGCTACGCGCTCGGAGGTGGATTCGAACTTGCCCTCGGCTGCCATATTCGTATAGCGGCTGAAAATGCAATGATGGGACTGCCCGAAGTAGGCCTCGGAATAATGCCCGGTTTCGGCGGTTCACAACGGCTGCCGAGATTGATCGGCACCTCAAGGGCATTAGAACTTATTCTGACAGGAAAATCTATAAGTGCCGAAGAGGCACTGAGTTGGGGAATTGTAAGTAAAGTAGTACCTGAAGGAGAAGCGCTCAATGCCGCTAAAGAGATGATGAAAGAGATTCTCACCAAAGCGCCCATGTCAATCAAGATGTCGATAGAGGCGGTTAACAGGGGGATGAATATGTCGCTTGATGAAGGGCTTGCCATAGAATCGGACAGGTTCGGGCTGCTGTGTGGAACAGAAGATATGAAGGAGGGAATGAACGCCTTCTTGGAAAAAAGAGAAGCGAAGTTCAAAGGTTATTAAATAAGGATAGTTAGTATGAGCACTCATTTGGATATCAACGAGCTTATATATGACTGGAACACCGCAGGGAACGGATCTCCTGCCGGAATTATTGAAATAGAGTTCGACGACGAGACGCTGAGGGATGGACTGCAATCGCCGTCAGTCAAAGACCCGTCTATAGAAGAGAAGAAAGAGATCCTGCATCTTATGGAAGATATCGGTATTCACAGCGCGGACGTGGGGCTTCCCGGAGCAGGTTCCCGGGCAAGAGATGACGCAGAGGCGCTGATTCAGGAGATAGCTGACAACAAGATGAAGATAACTCCGAACTGCGCGGCGCGGACACTCCTTGCGGACGTTACTCCGGTTGTTGAACTGTCTCAAAAAGTAGGAATTCCGGTCGAGTGCTGCACCTTTATCGGGAGCAGCCCTATCAGGCTTTATGCAGAGGAATGGACATTAGAACAGATGGTGGAGCATACGGTCGAAGCGGTTAGTTATGCGGTAAAGGAAGGCATTCCCACTTCATTCGTTACCGAGGATACTATCAGAGCAAAACCTGAAACCCTTTCTGCTCTGTTCGATGCGGCGATCGACAACGGTGCCACACGGCTCGTCCTCTGCGATACATGCGGTCACGCAACTCCCAGGGGAGTTCATAACCTTGTGAACTGGACGAAGGAATTTATCGATAAAAAAGGTGTGAAACTAAAGATCGACTGGCATGGTCATCGGGATAGAGGATTAGCTTTGCCCAACGCCCTTGCCGCAATCGAGGCTGGTGTGGACAGAGTCCATGGAACCGCTATGGG encodes:
- a CDS encoding enoyl-CoA hydratase/isomerase family protein, which codes for MSYNNLLYEVEDKIAIISIDRPEVLNALNRETFHELNEAVLSVRDDDSVGGMIVTGAGEKAFVAGADINELVQATALSGREASIRGQETLQLFELMGKPVIAAINGYALGGGFELALGCHIRIAAENAMMGLPEVGLGIMPGFGGSQRLPRLIGTSRALELILTGKSISAEEALSWGIVSKVVPEGEALNAAKEMMKEILTKAPMSIKMSIEAVNRGMNMSLDEGLAIESDRFGLLCGTEDMKEGMNAFLEKREAKFKGY
- a CDS encoding 2-isopropylmalate synthase, producing the protein MSTHLDINELIYDWNTAGNGSPAGIIEIEFDDETLRDGLQSPSVKDPSIEEKKEILHLMEDIGIHSADVGLPGAGSRARDDAEALIQEIADNKMKITPNCAARTLLADVTPVVELSQKVGIPVECCTFIGSSPIRLYAEEWTLEQMVEHTVEAVSYAVKEGIPTSFVTEDTIRAKPETLSALFDAAIDNGATRLVLCDTCGHATPRGVHNLVNWTKEFIDKKGVKLKIDWHGHRDRGLALPNALAAIEAGVDRVHGTAMGIGERVGNLPMDMLLVNLKLLGLIDNDLTRLPEYVQKTSEYTGITLAPNYPVVGEDAFRTGTGVHAAAVIKAEIKGDKWLADRIYSGVPAGMVGRHQVIDVGPMSGKSNVIYWLNSEGIEPSDDIVDAVFDLAKSSDRILSREEILGVVEKTTS